The Camelus dromedarius isolate mCamDro1 chromosome 8, mCamDro1.pat, whole genome shotgun sequence DNA segment CCAAGGTATTCTTTCTTGCTCCACTGTCCCAGAAAAAGCAAATGGTTCCCCTGCCCATTAAGCTGTATGTTTAAACCACAGCAATAGAAGGGATTGGCTACATCCCCAGATCTAACAGCTTGTACTTAGCTAAGCCACTTGGGGTGGCTTAACTTCTCTTGCCTCGCCTCTCATTCCCCTTGAGCTTAGGGCGTTGGGTGGACTCCATCAAAATGCAATGTCAGTACTATAAAGTTGTGCAGAAGGACATCAGTAATAGAATGAATGAAGTTGGAATATTTATCCCACTTAAAGTGGAAAGTGCCACAGAATATTATGAGATAATTACTAGAGCTATACTGCTGGGCTTTTTTCCCACTATAATTTTCATGATTTCTGGGAGGAAATGGGACTTGTGtagcatataaaaataataaaatacaagagTTCATTGGGTAGACAGAAGAGAACAGAGACCTCTAACAATCTGCACTTTGATTCACATTGGActattttaacatttcaaaatcttTATAGCTTTGTCTGACATTTCCAGCCTTAGTCTTCACCCTAGCCGAAAATGGAGCAGGACAATTCATTAAACTGACGTGACTTTCATTAGCCACTTAATCTTTCTATTCATGAGGTGAGAAGGAATTCCCAATATGCCCTAGATAAGAAACATACCAGCAGTAAGaaaagttgtcaaatttatagCCACTTTAATACAGTGGAGAGTGAATGTGGGAATGGTGGCAAGGCTGCTCCATCTCCATCAGGAATTGTGaaaaaccaggaaagaaaaagccattttaaaataaaaaggttgacatgaaaggcaaaataaaggatatatatataaaaaaaaaaaacacaactccaGAGAACCAGAATATAACCCACCAGTTTTGCTTCACCACCAACATAATAGTTTATAAAGCAAGAGATAAGGAAAAGAGATAGGAAAGGTACTGAATGATGAGTGGTTTAAAGAATAGCATAGAAGTTTTAAGACCCTAAACCTGGCCCATCTTACCTCACTCACAGCCAAATGCTAAGGTGTTGTCCCAATCATGACTGAGGATGAAatagttagaaaaataaacaattctttaaaaattctgctgATCAGCACCTTGAATCAGATGAGTGTTTCAGGCTTCTAGTTCCCACTAAACCAAGAACTGAGATGCCTCCATCACTCCTTCAGGAGAGGCCCTATTACCATAGGCTCAGATCTTGGCTACACATCATTACAATAACATGTCAGTGGATGTAACTGCTATTTCTTGAATTCATGGTAAGACAGTGTTCCTCACGGGTTTGTGCAGCAGATACCCTTCATGTCCCATGGTAAGATAAGGACTTCCATCTCCTTAGTTCTATCAAGTTCTTGCAAGAGTAATTAGAGATTCTGGTTCCTTTTCATGAAGATCTCGGTTAGGTAATCCCAAAATTTCCCCTGCAGTGTCTCATTGTTGTGGATCATGGCAGTAAGAGCTTCCCCCTGGTCCAGACCTTGCCAATAATCTTGCAGCCACATCTCCTTCCAGCTGAAACATCAAATAGGGGATGGATTATTGAATGTGAGCACAGCTATGAGTCCTGCCTTTCTCTGAATGGCCAAAGAAATCTTAAGCAGATACAGTGGTCTCTGGTTAGGGCAGGGATCTGctttgaaaggaaggaaatgtgaAGTAAATCCAGTACTAGCCCAAGTGACAGGCAGTGAGCCACAAACACAAATTTATCACACAAACCCACCCCAGCGAGTTACAGTTCCTCACTTGCCTGCTCCTGGTCCCCAGATGTGGAGGGAATTCAGAGGCAGGGAGGTCAGGAGCCAAGCTATGGATACAGTAATCTCCCTAAGGCAGGCAAGGGAGCAGATTTAGATGGTTACCATTTATGTTACCAACTATTTCAATAATCAAAATGAAGGTGCAGTAGTATCCAGTGTCTAGATAATACATAACTTGAATGTTTCTTAGTTTTTTAGTGTATTGCATTTTTCCTCTGATAAATCATAATATTATATTCAGCACAAACTAGATACAATTACCTGATGCAAATCACTAGATACAATTTACCTCCAGTCCCAGGGCCAAACTGTGCCAGCCCTCTGCTGCCATCCACAGTCCGCAGTGATCTCTGCAGGTCATTCTAGCAGCCTCTCTTCTCCAGGCTAATAACCTTTCACCTCTGCACTAGCAAGTGTGGTTTACTGCAAGTGACTTCAACAttttcccaccccacctcccatgcTTCCTTGTTTCCCAAAGCCACTACCTACTGCAGTAGCCTTCTCACTTCCTTTCCAATCCACACTGCCCACCACTGTTAATCATCTTTTGAAAGTATTCCCTCTATTCTGGGACGAACATATAATTTGTCATCCAAATCTGGGTACTTTCAAGAGTGATTGGTGGTGTTAATAATTATGCCAGGTTAACAGATATAAACCCTGACTAATGCAGACAAACCTCCCTCAAAATACTCACCTCTGTTTCTCATTCCCATCCCCACAATCTtgaaggtactcaataaatagctGAGTTGATTTTCAGGCCAGTCCAGTTCCTGAGCCCGATTATTCAGGCTACGGACAGCCTGGCACAACTTTGTCTCTCCCTCATTGCTTCCCTGAACAGACCCTCTGTTCTGGTTGAATCACTATTGCAAACATTGTCCACAAGAGCTCATTTTATATGGTGTTGCCCTGAATTATCTCTCACATCTTCTACTGAGCTTTTTCAGTTTGTCTTATCTCCTCAACTAGACTCTTGACACCTTAAGAGTGAAGTGATCCCGTGTCACAATTTCCTTGTACACGTTGTACATCCTCTCAGTGCTAGTTTATTGTCCACAGGAAGCATGTAAGTAAATCATTTGATTTGCCAGCCGCAGGCACCCTTACCTGTCATTCTCAGGAATCTCTTCCACACTGCCAAAGCCAGGTGTGGGCATTGGGCAGTCCATGTGTGAGGGCTTGGCAATATGAGGCTCGGGGATAGGGATGTCCCCAGGAGAGGCTGCGTGGGCCTTCTCTGCAGCCAGCCGAGCCAGCTCGTGGTCACAGACGAAACACTCGAATCCATTAAGGTAGTTAGGCAGTAAAGGATCATTCACTCCCCACTCCCGCTTTTTGAGACTATCCAGAAGGAACTGGTTGGTGATGCCCCCAGGCTGCTTGTATGCCAGGTATTTCATATATTCCTCATCATTTTTGTCCAGAAAGTCAATAAACTCTGCCAGCTTCTGCGGCGACTCAAAGTCATCAATGAGGATGATGGAGTGATTGTTGGGAATCCAGTCCCTCACAGAGGGAGAGCCGCGGTACACGGGCACAGCACCGAGATGCATGGGGCGCCACAGTTTTTCCGTCATGTAGTCGTCACAGATGGCATTTTCGAGGGCCAAATGGAACTTATAGCGGGACAAGAAGACCAAGAGCTCTGGATCCTcggtggtggctgtggctgtgtccTGTAACCGCGGAGTGGGCAGCTCCCGATTTTGCAGGCATTTCCCATATGAGTCCACCTGCGTGGGGTAGAGTACGGCAGTCAAGAGGGTACGGCACGTTGGCCTGGACACCAGCGGTCCCGGCTTCCCGGCTTCAGCCCGGTGcgccacccacccctccccaccaggtcCCGTCCTCACCCACCGGGATGTAGCGCATGAGCTCGCGCACGTAGCGGTCCCGGTCCGCAGGCACGTCGCAATGGGACTGCAGATACAGCAGGGGCGCGTAGCCGCGGCGGCGCCACTCTGCGCGCTCCTGGAGCGGAGGCGCCGCGCGGCGCAGATAAGCGGTCCCGGGCAGCCACTGCAGCGGCAGCGGGTAGTCAGAGTGACGGCTGAAGGTGGCCGTGAGATTGAAGAGGCGGATGCCCGGACCGTGGCTCAGCAAGAAGTTGTTGAGGGGCGACTCCTCGTGCAGGAGCGCCCAGCTCTGGTGCGCCAGGCGCGGCAGTGGCGCCTCAGACGCGCGGAAGTCGGTGCCGTAGAAGAGCAGAGCTCGCGTTCGTGAGTCTCCCCGCATCCGTCGGTCCCGGGACGCTAGGCACGCGCCGCGCGCGCACTCAATGCGCTCCGAGTCGCCCGGGAAGTGAGGAAACAGTCCTGGGCTCCACCACAGCAGCACCGGCAAGTCCACCgactcctccctccctggccgCGGGGTCCCCGGACTGCGCGCCACCCCCACTGCGCCCAGCGGCGAGGGAGGCCGGAAAACCGCGCCATCCCACGGCTCTGCCCACGCCGTCTCCCCGCCGGTCTCCCCCTCTGCCACTGGCCCTGAGCTGCTGGCCGCACAGACACTAAGCACTTGCAAGGCGGCAAGCACAGCCCCCGTGCGGCCGGCCCCCATGTCCACTCCGGCGGCCGACGCCCCTCAGCACCAGTCCCCGCCTGGCGTTGAGTAGCGACGGTAAGAAGTCCTACGCCACAGGGGCAAGTGGCGCATGCGCAGCCGGCCACTTCCCGGGAGCCGCTAGTCTGGGCAGGAAGGACTGCAGGGAAAGTGATGATGATAACGACGCGGGTAAAACTGAGGCTACTGGTTacatcttaatttattttatttctttacaaattaaagatgcattgaaaaataaaccaatgaaGAGAAATGAGAGGTCCAGAGCAGGGGCATCCCAGGCTGGGAGCAGGCAAGCATGGCGTCCAAGCCTAGCCCTTGTCCTGCCCCAGCCAGGTCGTGTTGGAAGATAACTGTCAGCCACTCTGTCAAAACCAAAGCCTGAGTGATGTCCTGGCAGAAGAGACCAGCCACCTTTGCCTCTCTCCCCAACAACCCCCAGCTTGGAGAGCAGTGTTTCCAGCAGGAGCCCAGAGTGGGATGTGGGCTGGCTCTGTGAGGTATTGCAAGTTGATGACCAGGCTCCCTACAGAACCATCCAGTGTTGGGGCCTCTCcggctgcaaaggaggctggtaCCTCTTCCAGGTCTTAGTATACTTTGCAACTCAGTTCCCAGGCTCATTCATCTCTTAATGTGCCTGTGATAATCCACCAAGTGATCAATcattgaaggagagagaaagagcagtggaagcagagagagagatctaATCAACCACCCTCAGTAATTCTGGCTTGACTGTTGACTTCCAGGCCCAAGAAGACTGACCACTTTTCTCTCTACTACCTATGGTCTACATTCCAGCTCTTGTGCACCTATATGTATGTTTATCCCTAATATAGGAAGTTGTTGATGACACTGAGCTGAATTAGCAGCCCCTCCCCCTGTGGTAACCCTGGGatcccccctccttcctgcctgcccttgGAGGCTGGTCCAAAGGGACACATAATATTGCCAGAGTCTGGGTGCCTCCAAATCTCCCAACACCAAATCATATACAGTGAACTGAGAAACTACATTCATTACGACAGGATTAGCAGGAAAAGGAGGATAAAGTGAGGGGATAGGGGCACCTTCCAACAGCAGGACATGACAGAGTGGTAGGATACTTGAGCCCAGAAAGAAGGTGTCTCCTtatacctccccctccccccccaaagaGACTGAGGTCAGCTTACATGACTTACAAGATATGCAACTGCCCTATTTCTCTGCTGTCCTGGGGTACTTTCTGGAAGCTGGCCTGGACCCTATGCTGTTTACCCACTTGCTCTAACTCAGTAGCTGCCGAATCTCCTTGTGCATATGACAGAGAAAGTCCACATAGGATGCTCCCCCACTCAGGCTCTTGTCTTCCACCAGAAAGTGTTTGAACAGCATCTCCAGCTTGTCCTCCTGTTTCACCACGATAAGCTAGGGCCAGAACACACGGTCATGAAGCAGGGCTAAAGGGAATTAAACATGCCCTGAAATCCCATTATCCAGCCACTCACCCCCTACCCGCCTTCCAGGGGAGGACTTGACAAAATAAGAAATCCAGGGTTTGGATCAGTGTTACCTTCATGTACCGCGATCTCTGTGCCCTCAAACCATCAATGAGGCCTCGCACTTTCTTGGACAGCAGATTATCCAGAACTGGCAGAACACTCTGGAACACAAAATTCATTTATCCTTATGGTAAAGTATGCTGAATCCAGTGGTCAAGGTGAGAGAGCACAGATTTATGCATTATCTGAAACAAGGAAGCCTCTGAAGAATGACAGCACCCTCCCTCCTCAGCGTTCCTTGCTACTTAAGCGGACTCACACACTAATTTTATTGGCTCCTACTCATTTCACAAAGTATATTTCCACACCCATAGTCTCCTTGACTCCCTGCCCTCACCAGGCCACTGGTGATCTGACTGAAGGAGGAGACGCCGAAGAGGCTCTGGACAACACCCTGCTGGACACTTGCTCCCACCCAGAGGAAGAGGTTGAGCCCATTCTCCAGCAAATATATATCTCCATTGCTCAGACGCTCTTCAGATGCTCGAACTGCTGGTGGTTCAGTGGTATTCTCAATGGGAGACTTTGTCTGGACAAAAGGAAGGGGGCAAAAGGTTACCAAGGACCATAAGACATATTTGCCCaacccccaacacacatacaaaatTTCAGAAAGCTAAGCCCCTTAGCAACTCAGTGTGAAAATATGACATCAGATAATGCAGGTAAAAAATTCATTAGTGTCAGACCCAGATAATATtaatccttcccttcctcctcctatGATGCCCCTTTCTCAGTATGATGTCTCACACTCCAGCCCTCAGGCGCACCAATGGTAGGAGCCGAGGATAAAAGAAGACATTGGTCTCAGCCACATCCATGGAGGTAACCAGCTGTCGGACATAAGCGCGGTCATCAGTGGTGACTTCAGCTCCAGGCTGCAGGACGTCACTCTTCAACACACAGTTCAGGTAAACTGGGAGTAGCTTCATGCACTCAGGAAGGATCAACTAAGGGGGTTATCAAAACATAGTCAATAATCATGAGAGATCCCTCCCAATGCAAAAATGTATCCTAGCAACTCCTTCACCAACATGTTTGCCCTACCTGTCCTGCGGAGGAGGGGCTGGCACAGTTCTTTCTGTAACAGGCCAAGATCTGGGCACACTGGGTGATGAGAGTGTCACGAACAGTCTTCACTGGGCTGTTCAGGACCCCCCGGTACGCTGAAAGGGAAAGGAGCTAGCACAGTCACTGGTCTGCCATTCCATCACATGTGCCTTCCCACCAGCACACCGACTCAGGAACGTGGAACTGCTGAACATTCTAGACCTCTCTCTTTGCCCGAgtcccacccagccctgcccctgccctcaccaAACTTGGCCATGTAGTTGATGAGCGTGTCAGTCTCACAGTTTCGATACAGATCAGCTAGCTGAGTGCAGCAGTTGAGGGCCAGGTTGTGGATGCGGAGCCGTCGCTGCCCCGCACAACTGGTGTAGAGCAGGGCACACTacggggagggagaaagggggagtTCACACCCCTCCTTCAACAAAGCCCTCTGAAAAACTGCCTCTTTGCTATATTATTGAATTAAAAGAAAGACACgaaccacccctcccccagcctcttctAGTCCTCTCTACGCACCCCTCACGCTCTTCCCTGCGGCCTCTTTATCGCCAGTGAAATGACCCCTAACGCTTCTTCCCCAGTCCCTGCCGCCTGCCCGCCACCTGCAGGAGGGCTCCACTCTCTTCATTGAGCCGGTCGTCATGCTTGAACTCCACAGTCACCGTTTTGTCCCCATCCAGCCCAGCCAGCTCCACATCTGTTGTGTTGCTCATGTAGAAAgccccaaagaaatctacagcaCGTATACCTGAGGCCACATGGACAGGGACAGGGCTAATGAATGGTATGACAGGTGCCACTTGCCTCCCTCCCAGATTTAGGCCCCCAACCTGCTCTTCTCCAGCCAGGACTGACCAGTGCTTGTCCGGACTCGCATCACAGCATCAAAGCCAACAACCTTCTGGACATCCCGACGCAGGTCACTGAGGAACCGTTCCTGGTCATTCTCCACCTGCATTCCCCCAGGCCCACAGTCACATCACTGATTACCTAACATCATACAATCAGTCCCGCTGCACCCCCTCCACTCTACAAGTCTGCTGAATCATAATGACAGTAACAGTGAAGATAATAATGATGTTGATGATAATGATAGCTTTAAgcatttactacatgccaggtacCATATTAAGTGCTTTACATTAATCCTGATGACAGATCCTAATAAgtattaaaatctcattttacaaatgaagaaacaaaggagagaaaaattaagtaatttatccTAGGTCATACAGCTTGTAAGCAGGAGGGCCAGGACTGACTCCAAGCCCCCTGCTCCTGACTGCTCCACTCATAGCTCTCTTTACACTACGTGGTCTTCACCTCCAACACTATTCCTATTAACAAGTCAGCAGGTAAAGAGCCACTCCACATGTAGGCAGACATCCCCAGTCCTGCTTCCACTTGCCACCCAGAGTCCCATGCCGTACCTGAAAGCAAGCGTATTTGTAGACAGAGCCACCAGTCAGCTGGGGTACAACAGACAGTGTGGCCACATCCACATACTGgttagggaagaggaagaggtctACGCAGCAGCCTTGGGCCACACACTCTTTGGCCAGAGTCTGATAGGCACCTGTCTGAGGCTGGAACAGAGTCTGGGGAAGAACAGATGAAAATGCTCAAATGTCAAAGTTCCACACTATTTGAGAACCGTACCTGCATATGGGCTATGCAAGGACATGTAAACTTCAGATCTACTTCACAGTCTGCAATAGTAGTAAAACATTCCCAAAGAAAAGCCTACCAAGGGCTTGGGATGAGAAGGGTAGAGAGGTGTGGGAGCAGTGGAGAAGGTTGGCAATCACGAAGGTGACACGTGAAAGGGCAGAAGATCTAGTCACAGTTCCCCTCAAAAAAGTAACAGTATTGTGCTGTGAAGAGACACCACATTCCTCCGCAACGGAAAGTCCTCCCCGTGGCACCCGATCCCACACCTTCTCCTTGTCTGTGTTGATCAACTTCCTGTCGTCTCTGTTCTTCAGCTTCCCTGGGGCCTCTGCAATGGGCAGGGAGGTGTGGAACAGAAAGAGCTTCCCTGCACACTCAGCAGCCTAGGAAAGAAGAGAGATCTACTGGtccattctttcctttattcatCCATTATTCATTCACCCCTTCCCTCGTCATTTATTCAGTGCCAACTGTGTCAGACTGGCTGACTCACTGGACAGGCGTCAATCACTGAAGAAACAAGGGTTATATCCCAGGGGGTAAGATGGTCAGAAGAAAGTGTCACAGAGGAGGTTCCCAGGGACTCTAGCCTTACCTTCAGAGCCTCCATCCCAGCCTGGATAACTGGGGCAAATACTGTCTCCGTCTCCCTTGTGTCTGCAAACATTTCTGGAATCTGATCCAGTAAGCTGAAGAGACAGGTGATAAGAGGCAATCAAAATTGCTATCCAAATTCCAGATTCCTCAATCCTCAATCCCCTGAAGAGTCATCTGGTCCCCAGATTCTGAAAACTCTTGAGGCATAGCCCCTGTCCATCTGCTGACCTCTCTGCTCAACTCTCTGGCTTTCTGTGACtgtacccaccccaccccagctttaCCCCCACAATCTCTTTACCTGGTGATGACTGTCCGAGACTCATTGACATTGACCAGGAAGCCATCCAGCAGTGGCACAAACATGTCGCCCACATCAGATACAACCATCATCTGTGGCTGGGCCAATGAGCTCTTCACATTGTAGAAGTGCAGCACCTTATTATAGGTGACAAAGCCAACTCGGACTGCTGACTCTTCGGCCCCGCCCTCCCTGTAGAAGGCGACATTGTTACTCAGATTTGCCATCTTTTCCACCACCCAACTTCATGATATCTGGCTCCAACTGCTGAATCAAgccagcaccccccacccaccctccccagccatcatcatcatccaaaGAAAGCACCTCGGCTCCATAACTCTCACCTAGGCAGAAAGTCTAACAGTGACTTGAGCTCCTCACAGAGGAGCCTAACAAGACCACTCCTGATGGCATTGTAGGAGACGTCGATCATGAAGATGaaggcaggagggctggggaacTTATTGTTCTGCAAAGGAAGGAAATGTAGTCGGGGAGAGGAGTATTGGTAAGCAGGCCAACTGACCAGAGAGAAGTCAACATAAAATGGGACAACGAAGGGATGATGGAAATGATCACAGCAAGTCTTCGCTGTCTCATTGTCCTCCACCCACTGCTCCTCCCCGTGCTACCTTCCCTCACCTTGCAGTAATCTACAGTGGCCAAGAATTCATAAGAGCCCAAGGATAGCTCAGGACGGTCATAAGCATCCACACGTTTGCCGGTATGATCCAGATGTTGAAAATACTGGGGGGGAACTGTGGGGAGTAGGGCAGAGTGTTACTCAAGAGTCCACTCTCAATCTTAGTTAGTCTGGCCCTGGCTGAGCTCAGTCTACTGTCCCACATCCCCATATGTGTCCTACTTCCCCAGCTCCTAAACAACGGACCCTCATCTACCTAACTAGAAAGAGTACAACATAGATGCAATCCAGATGCCCCCAATCCCAGCCTCGGTGAACGTACCATCGTTGATACAGCTGCAAAAGCAGCACTGGAAGCGCCTCCCGCCCTCAATGAACTGCATGAAGGGGCACATATATGCTTTGCAGCGATTGCAGCGCAAAGGGCCAGATTCCCCGTGGTCGACGACATATGGTGAAGCCTAAGGACCAAAGGGGAAGGTCTGAAACACAGAGGGAAGCTACAGTGGG contains these protein-coding regions:
- the SEC24C gene encoding protein transport protein Sec24C produces the protein MNVNQSAPPVPPFGQPQPVYPGYHQSSYGGQPGSTAAPTPYGAYNGPVPGYQQTPPPGMSRAPPSSGAPPASTAQAPGGQAAYGQFGQGDVQNGPSSTVQMQRLPGSQPFGSAPLVPVVSQPAVLQPYGPPPTSAQVTAQLAGMHISGAVAPVPPTSGLGYGPPTSLASASGSFPNSGLYGSYPQGQAQGHPGAQPPQRSVLPQASSFTPSASGGPRMPSMTGPLLPGQSFGGPPVSQPNHISSPPPQALTPGTQMSGPPGPPPPMHSSQQPGYQLQQNGSFGPARGPQPNYGSPYPGTATFGSQPGPPQPLPPKRLDPDAIPSPIQVIEDDRNNRGSEPFITGVRGQVPPLVTTNFLVKDQGNASPRYIRCTSYNIPCTSDMAKQAQVPLAAVIKPLARLPPEEASPYVVDHGESGPLRCNRCKAYMCPFMQFIEGGRRFQCCFCSCINDVPPQYFQHLDHTGKRVDAYDRPELSLGSYEFLATVDYCKNNKFPSPPAFIFMIDVSYNAIRSGLVRLLCEELKSLLDFLPREGGAEESAVRVGFVTYNKVLHFYNVKSSLAQPQMMVVSDVGDMFVPLLDGFLVNVNESRTVITSLLDQIPEMFADTRETETVFAPVIQAGMEALKAAECAGKLFLFHTSLPIAEAPGKLKNRDDRKLINTDKEKTLFQPQTGAYQTLAKECVAQGCCVDLFLFPNQYVDVATLSVVPQLTGGSVYKYACFQVENDQERFLSDLRRDVQKVVGFDAVMRVRTSTGIRAVDFFGAFYMSNTTDVELAGLDGDKTVTVEFKHDDRLNEESGALLQCALLYTSCAGQRRLRIHNLALNCCTQLADLYRNCETDTLINYMAKFAYRGVLNSPVKTVRDTLITQCAQILACYRKNCASPSSAGQLILPECMKLLPVYLNCVLKSDVLQPGAEVTTDDRAYVRQLVTSMDVAETNVFFYPRLLPLTKSPIENTTEPPAVRASEERLSNGDIYLLENGLNLFLWVGASVQQGVVQSLFGVSSFSQITSGLSVLPVLDNLLSKKVRGLIDGLRAQRSRYMKLIVVKQEDKLEMLFKHFLVEDKSLSGGASYVDFLCHMHKEIRQLLS
- the FUT11 gene encoding alpha-(1,3)-fucosyltransferase 11, whose protein sequence is MGAGRTGAVLAALQVLSVCAASSSGPVAEGETGGETAWAEPWDGAVFRPPSPLGAVGVARSPGTPRPGREESVDLPVLLWWSPGLFPHFPGDSERIECARGACLASRDRRMRGDSRTRALLFYGTDFRASEAPLPRLAHQSWALLHEESPLNNFLLSHGPGIRLFNLTATFSRHSDYPLPLQWLPGTAYLRRAAPPLQERAEWRRRGYAPLLYLQSHCDVPADRDRYVRELMRYIPVDSYGKCLQNRELPTPRLQDTATATTEDPELLVFLSRYKFHLALENAICDDYMTEKLWRPMHLGAVPVYRGSPSVRDWIPNNHSIILIDDFESPQKLAEFIDFLDKNDEEYMKYLAYKQPGGITNQFLLDSLKKREWGVNDPLLPNYLNGFECFVCDHELARLAAEKAHAASPGDIPIPEPHIAKPSHMDCPMPTPGFGSVEEIPENDSWKEMWLQDYWQGLDQGEALTAMIHNNETLQGKFWDYLTEIFMKRNQNL